CCGATACCGGAGGACTTCAGGTAGGCTTCGGCGCGCTTGGCCAGCGAGCGGGGATCACGGGAATAACCCTTCATGTCCGACGGTTCGACGACGTCGCACGTCAGGATCAGGGTGGTTTCTTCCATGAACGGATCGATCCGGGCCGTGGTGGCGTCCGGGATCAGCAGCATGTCGGAGGCTTCGATGCCCTTCCAGCCCGGGATCGAGGAGCCGTCGAAGGCGTGGCCGCTTTCAAACTTGTCTTCATCGATCACGTGGGACGGCACCGACACATGGTGCTCGCGGCCGGCGGTGTCGGTGAAACGGAAGTCGACGAACTTGACTTCCGCGTCAGCAATCTGTTTTAGGACTTCTTTAGGACTTGCCATGTCATCTCCGTTGATAAAGGGTCGAGTGCTGCAACTCGACTGGCACTCGGCTAAAAAGCAACATCCATGCCATGTTTTCACATGGGAATCCCGGGGAGATCGGCCCGCCGCCGGACCGATCCCGGGATAATGCACCAATTATGTGCAAAACACGAAGCATGAAAAGAACCACTCTGGTGCATCAGTTCAAAAACAGTGCTTGAAGGTCGTTGAGGAACGCCCAACCGCGAGGCGTTGCCTTCAACCGGGTCGGGTCCGCGTCCAGCAAACCCTTGCCCGTGGCCGCCTCCAGTTGGTGCGCGATGGCCGCCAGCGACACCCCGGTGCGCTCCGCGAAATACGTCGCCGGCACGCCTTCCTTCAACCGCAGGACGTTCAGCATGAACTCGAAAGGCAGCTCATCCGCGGTGCTTTCGCGCGACTCGGCAATGTGCGAGCCGTCGCGCGCCACCGCGGCGGCCATCCAGCGTTCCGGATTGCGGGTACGGGCTTCGCGCAGGATACGGTCGTGAAATGAAAGTTTGCCGTGCGCGCCGGGGCCGATCCCCAGATAGTCGCCGAATTCCCAATAATTCACGTTGTGGCGACAGCGGGCGCCGGGCCGCGCGTAGGCGGACACCTCGTAGCGCGCCAGGCCGGCCTCGGCGGCCAGGGCTTCCACCTCGTCCTGCATGGCGGCGGCCGTATCGTCATCCGGCAGGTGCTCCGGCGGAAACTTCGCGAAGACCGTATTCGGCTCCATCGTCAGGTGGTACAGCGACAGGTGTTCGGTGCCATGGGACAGGGCTACACGGACGTCGGCCTGGCAGGCCTGCAGCGTCTGCCCCGGCAGGGCGAACATCAGGTCCAGGTTGACGCGGGGCACCGCGGCCTGCGCCATGGCGATGGCCCGGCGCGCCTGGCCGGCGTCATGGATGCGGCCCAAGGCGCGCAACTGCGCGTCGTCGAAGCTCTGGATGCCCAGCGACAGCCGGTTCACCCCGCTGGCGGCGTAGTCCCGGAAGCGGCCGGCCTCGGCGGTGCCCGGATTGGCCTCCATCGTGATTTCGGCGTCGGGCCACAGGTTCAGGTAGGCGCGCAGCATCGCCAGCAATTCGTCCAGGCCTGCGGCGGACAGCAGGCTGGGCGTACCGCCTCCCAGGAACACCGAGGTCACCTGGCGGCCCCAGACCTGCGGCAAGGCCTGCTCCAGATCGGCGCGCAGGGCGTCCAGGTAGGCGCGTTCCGGGATCTCGCCGTCAGCCGCGTGCGAGTTGAAGTCGCAATAGGGGCACTTGCGCACGCACCACGGCACATGCACGTAAACGGACAAGGGCGGCAGGCTGGTCAGGCCGGGGCGCATGAGCCCGGCCCCCGCGCTGGCGCGCCCGGGCGTGGGCGCGGCGCCGGCCGGCCGGATCGGAATGGTGATGGGCATGGCGTATGGCGTATCGCGTTGGCCGGCGCGTTCAGCGCGCCGCGCGCTGCAACTTGGCCATCAACTCGCGCAAAGCCTGCGCGCGGTGGCTGACGGCGTTCTTTTCGGCGGGCGCCAGTTCGGCGGCCGTCCTGCCCAGGTCGGGCAGATGGAAATACGGGTCATAGCCGAAACCGTGCTCGCCGCGCGGCGCCTCGGCGATTTCTCCATACCAGACGCCCTCGCCCAGCAAGGGCCGGGGGTCGTCGGCCGCGCGCACCAGGGCCAGGACGGCGATATAACAGGCGCGCCGGTCCGGCTGGCCCGCCAGCTCGCGAACCAGCAGGGCGTTGTTGGCGGCGTCGGACTTCTCGCCG
This genomic interval from Bordetella genomosp. 8 contains the following:
- the rdgB gene encoding RdgB/HAM1 family non-canonical purine NTP pyrophosphatase produces the protein MASDSVPGLGRVVLASGNAGKLREFSALFAPLGIELIPQGQLGVPEAPEPHCTFIENALEKARHASRVTGLPALADDSGLCVDALGGAPGVYSARYASMNGGEKSDAANNALLVRELAGQPDRRACYIAVLALVRAADDPRPLLGEGVWYGEIAEAPRGEHGFGYDPYFHLPDLGRTAAELAPAEKNAVSHRAQALRELMAKLQRAAR
- the hemW gene encoding radical SAM family heme chaperone HemW, which codes for MPITIPIRPAGAAPTPGRASAGAGLMRPGLTSLPPLSVYVHVPWCVRKCPYCDFNSHAADGEIPERAYLDALRADLEQALPQVWGRQVTSVFLGGGTPSLLSAAGLDELLAMLRAYLNLWPDAEITMEANPGTAEAGRFRDYAASGVNRLSLGIQSFDDAQLRALGRIHDAGQARRAIAMAQAAVPRVNLDLMFALPGQTLQACQADVRVALSHGTEHLSLYHLTMEPNTVFAKFPPEHLPDDDTAAAMQDEVEALAAEAGLARYEVSAYARPGARCRHNVNYWEFGDYLGIGPGAHGKLSFHDRILREARTRNPERWMAAAVARDGSHIAESRESTADELPFEFMLNVLRLKEGVPATYFAERTGVSLAAIAHQLEAATGKGLLDADPTRLKATPRGWAFLNDLQALFLN